GCCGGGCCCGGTCCGCAGCTGCGAGCACCGCGGCGGCTGGCGTCAGCCGGTCAGCCGGGTCGAGCCGACGTAGCCGTTGCCCTGCACCGCCGGCACGACCGAGACGTTCTCACCGTCCTGCGGCGCGGACACCATCAGGCCGTCGCCGATGTAGATCGTGACGTGCCCGATCGGCGAGTAGTAGAACAGCAGATCGCCGGGTTCGAGCTGGCTGAACGAGACGTGATGGCCGTAGTTGTACTGGTCTGCGGCCGAGTGCGGCAGGCTGACACCGGCCGAGGCCCACGCCGCCATCGTCAGGCCGGAGCAGTCATAGCTGCCGGGACCGGCCGCGCCGTACACGTACGGCTTGCCGACCTGCTTGAGGGCGAAGCGGACGGCCTGGGCGGCTGCCTTGGAGTTGGCGGGCGGCACATTGGCGCGCAGCTGGTCCAGGCGCGAGCTGCTGACGGTCGGGTTGACCTGACGCTGGTACGCGGCGCGCTGCGCGGCGGTGAGCGAGTCCAGCAGGGTGCGGTACTTGTTCAGCTGGCGGTCGACCTGGGTGCGCTTGGCGGCGAGCGCGTCACGCTTGTCCTTGGCGGCCTTGAGCAGCGTCTTGGCTTTGGCCCGGGCCGCGTCCGCCGTCTTCTGCGCGGCGGTGAGGCCGCGGACGATCTGCGCGGTGTGCGAGGAGATCATCGACAGCGTCTGCAGTTGATCGAGATAGCTGGAGCCGCTGTTGCTCGACAGCAGCGCACCGGTGGCGCTGAAGCTGCCGCCCTCGTACATCGCGGCGGCCGCGGCGCCGAGCTGCTGGCGGGCCGACTGGAACGCCAGGTCGGCCTTCTCCGCGGCCAGGCCCGCCTTGGCGGCGGCGACCCGCTTGGTCTGGACGTCGATCTGCGCCTTGTCGAACTGCTCGACGAGTTGCGTGTTCTGCAGCGCGAGCTGCCCCAGTTCCCGCTGCACGTCCGCGACGCTGGGCGCCCGGCCGGGCACCTCCGGCGTCGCGGCGGCAAAGGAGGGGGTCAGGAGCGTGGCCGCGCCGAGAGCCACGATCGCGAGTAGGGGCCGGACGGGACGCGTACTTGCTTTCGCCACTGTTGGCCGAGCTCCGTTCTTCCTTGAGTCCGCCTACCGAGTTAGCTGACGGGTTCGGGCCGGAAGTAGCCCTACGGCACAAGGACGGCCCGCTGATCGAGCAGCCATCCCCGCACCGATTCACCCCAGGAGACGTTTGGGTCCCCGGTTCGCCACCGCGATCGAACGCGTTTGAGCGTCGGTCCCGATGTCGTGCGATTCGGCGGTGACATCCGGTGATGCTCGCGGTGAGCGTCAGGAAGCCGGAATGTCTCGGAAAGGTTACGACCCTCGCTCCCCAGGTGCAATGCGACCCCCTGGTGGGTAGTCGAACCACCCGAGAATTCTAGGCACTATCCCGGACAGAACGTGAGGAAACGGGCACGAATTTCAGTTGCGGCACGAGCCCGGCGTGTGCCAGCCGGTCCAGCGCGCGCCGCTCGGCCGCATCCAACTCGACGGGTGCGGGTGGTCGCTCCAGCAGGAACGCGACCACGCAATCGGGACATCCCTCGCCCTGCACCGGGCAGGTGTTGCAGTCGATCAGCATGCGGGCCTCCTCGCCCTGGCGGTGTCGAACGCCACGGACGCTAGGAGGCGGCACCGACAGTTTTCGCGGACGTCGCGTGGCGCGGGCGTCGCTCGGAGTGTCGCTGCCTTCGTCCCGCACGGCCGGGCGCCCTGGGTCGGAGGGCGTCGGGCTCAGCCGAGCAGGGCGAGCAGCACGGCCGACGGCGCCGTCCAGGCTCCGGCCCGGTGCACGTCGGCCACGATCTCCCGGTCGGACGTGACCACGACCACCGGCCGGCCCCGCGGCTCGGCGGCCACCAGCCGGCGGATCAGGTCGTCGGCGATCTCCCCGACACTGAACTGCACCCGGACACCGCGGGGCACGCGTGGCTGCACCGTCGGGCGGGTCTTGCCGTCGAACGCGACCGTCACCTCCGCCCCGCAGCGCGCGGCCAGCGCGGCCAGGGCGCCGATCAGCCGCTCCCGCTGCTCGGCCAGCGGCAGCTCGTCGTACCCGGTCTTGGTGACGTTGTAGCCGTCGACGATCAGGTGCACCTGGGGCAGTGCGAGCAGCCGATCCAGTGCGGCCGCATCGCGGGCCGTCCGCCCCGTCTCGGGCTCGTTCGCCGGCATGACCGAGTCGGCCGGACGCACCGACGGCGGTGGCAGGGACAGCTCGCGGCGCACGCCGGCCGTCGCTTCCTTCAGCGTCTCCAGCAGCAGCCAGAGGCGGGCGTCGTCGACGTCGCGGTCGCTGCGGGCGTCGCGGCGCACGCTCTCGCCGGCCCGTTCCAGCTCGGTGATCCGGGCGCGGAACCGGCGGCTGTCCGCCTCCCTGGCCGCCTCCGCCTTCTCCGCGCGGGCCTCGGCGTCGGCGAGCGCGGCCTGCGCGGCGTCGCGGGCGCGTTCGGCGGCACGCATGTCGCCCGTGCGGATGCGCAGCGCACGCTTGAGCTCGGCCAGTTCGGCCGCAGCCTCGGCGCCGGCCGCCGCGACCGCCTCCTTGGTGCGCGCGGCGTCGGCCTTGGCGCGCGCACGCAGTTCGGCGATCTCGGCCAGCAGCCGGGCGCGCTCCTGGCCGAACTCCTCCTCGTGGCTGCGCCCGGCCGCCCAGCGCGCGCCGGCCTCGGCGACCACCGCCTGCCAGCCGTCCGGCCGCACCAGGTAGGCCACCGCGGCGACGTCGACAGGTTCGGACGCCGCGGTCCGATCACCGGCCGAGATCGCCGCCACGAGCGTGGGCAGGGTCTCGGCGACGGCCTCGGCAACCCGCTCGCGGAACGCGTCGTCGGTGTCCAGAGTGGCCGCGATCAGCACGCTGCCCCGTTGCCGGCGCGCGGCGGGCGTGAACTTGGCGATCGCCCGAAGCGGCGCCGGGATCTCGGCCGGCTTGAGGCGGCCGAGCAGGTCGGCGGCGAGCTGGATCACCTGCTGGCGCGCGGGTTCGGGCAGTGCGACGCCGCCGGCGTCCTGCTCCGGAACCTCGGCCGCGCTCATAGCGCCAGGGTACGGGCCGGTGCGGGCGCGCCGCCGGGTTTTCGTCGTACCCCCGGCCTACCGTCCCGGTCATGGCGCATCCGGCATACGTGCAGACCAGCTTGGACGAGCTGGACGAGCCGCTGCGGCTGACCACGTTCACGGTGGTCGACCTGGAGACCACCGGCGGCTCGGCGGCGGCCGACGCCATCACCGAGGTGGGCGCGGTGCGGGTCTGCGGCGGCGAGGTCCGGGGCGAGTTCCAGACCCTGGTCGATCCCGGCGTCCCGATCACCCCGTTCGTCAGCGTGCTGACCGGCATCACCGACGCGATGGTGTCCGGCTCGCCGCGGATCGGCTCGGTGCTGCCCGCGTTCCTGGAGTTCGCGCGCGGCAGCGTGCTGGTGGCGCACAACGCGCCGTTCGACGTCGGGTTCCTGCGCGCCGCGTGCATCGATCAGGGCCTCGCCTGGCCGGGCTTCCCGGTCGTCGACACGGCACTGCTCGCCCGCCGGGTGCTGACCCGCGACGAGGTGCCCAACTGCAAGCTGGGCACCCTGGCGGCCTTCTTCGGCGCCGGCACCTCGCCCAACCACCGCGCGCTGGCCGACGCCCGGGCGACCGTCGACGTGCTGCACGCGCTGATCGGCCGCCTCGGCAGCCTGGGCGTGCAGTCGCTGCCGGAGCTGCGCGCGTTCACCGCGCAGGTCTCGCCGGCACAGCGCCGCAAGCGGCACCTCGCCGACGGGCTGCCCGCCGCGCCCGGCGTCTACGTGTTCCGCGACGCGCAGGGGACGCCGCTGTACGTGGGCACCAGCCGCAACCTGCGCTCGCGGGTGCGGCAGTACTTCGTCGCCAGCGAGACCCGGACCAGGATGGGCGAGATGGTCGGGCTGGCCGAGCGGGTCGACCCGATCGTCTGCGCGCACCCGCTCGAGGCGCAGGTGCGCGAGCTGCGGCTGATCGCCGCGCACAAGCCGCGCTACAACCGCCGGTCCAAGTTCCCGGAGCGCTCGGCGTGGCTCAAGCTCACCGACGAGGCCTTTCCACGGCTGTCCATCGTGCCGACGGCGCGCGGGGAAGCGGCCGCCTACCTCGGGCCGCTGCGCTCGCAGCGGCAGGCCGAGGCGGTCCGCGACGCGATCCACGACGCGGTGCCGCTGCGCCAGTGCACCGATCGGCTGAGCGTGCGCCGGGTGGTGCGCGCGGCATGCGCGCTCGCCGGCATCGGCCGGTGCTCCGCCCCGTGCGAGGGCAAGGTTCCGGCGGCCGACTACGCCGCGCTCGCCGACCTGGTGGCAGCGGCGTGGGCCGGCG
This genomic stretch from Jatrophihabitans cynanchi harbors:
- a CDS encoding NYN domain-containing protein produces the protein MSAAEVPEQDAGGVALPEPARQQVIQLAADLLGRLKPAEIPAPLRAIAKFTPAARRQRGSVLIAATLDTDDAFRERVAEAVAETLPTLVAAISAGDRTAASEPVDVAAVAYLVRPDGWQAVVAEAGARWAAGRSHEEEFGQERARLLAEIAELRARAKADAARTKEAVAAAGAEAAAELAELKRALRIRTGDMRAAERARDAAQAALADAEARAEKAEAAREADSRRFRARITELERAGESVRRDARSDRDVDDARLWLLLETLKEATAGVRRELSLPPPSVRPADSVMPANEPETGRTARDAAALDRLLALPQVHLIVDGYNVTKTGYDELPLAEQRERLIGALAALAARCGAEVTVAFDGKTRPTVQPRVPRGVRVQFSVGEIADDLIRRLVAAEPRGRPVVVVTSDREIVADVHRAGAWTAPSAVLLALLG
- a CDS encoding C40 family peptidase; translated protein: MALGAATLLTPSFAAATPEVPGRAPSVADVQRELGQLALQNTQLVEQFDKAQIDVQTKRVAAAKAGLAAEKADLAFQSARQQLGAAAAAMYEGGSFSATGALLSSNSGSSYLDQLQTLSMISSHTAQIVRGLTAAQKTADAARAKAKTLLKAAKDKRDALAAKRTQVDRQLNKYRTLLDSLTAAQRAAYQRQVNPTVSSSRLDQLRANVPPANSKAAAQAVRFALKQVGKPYVYGAAGPGSYDCSGLTMAAWASAGVSLPHSAADQYNYGHHVSFSQLEPGDLLFYYSPIGHVTIYIGDGLMVSAPQDGENVSVVPAVQGNGYVGSTRLTG
- a CDS encoding DEDD exonuclease domain-containing protein, which gives rise to MAHPAYVQTSLDELDEPLRLTTFTVVDLETTGGSAAADAITEVGAVRVCGGEVRGEFQTLVDPGVPITPFVSVLTGITDAMVSGSPRIGSVLPAFLEFARGSVLVAHNAPFDVGFLRAACIDQGLAWPGFPVVDTALLARRVLTRDEVPNCKLGTLAAFFGAGTSPNHRALADARATVDVLHALIGRLGSLGVQSLPELRAFTAQVSPAQRRKRHLADGLPAAPGVYVFRDAQGTPLYVGTSRNLRSRVRQYFVASETRTRMGEMVGLAERVDPIVCAHPLEAQVRELRLIAAHKPRYNRRSKFPERSAWLKLTDEAFPRLSIVPTARGEAAAYLGPLRSQRQAEAVRDAIHDAVPLRQCTDRLSVRRVVRAACALAGIGRCSAPCEGKVPAADYAALADLVAAAWAGDVRPLIGPLERKLAELSAAQRYEQAAVVRDRIATVVRACARMQRLQALTGIDELVAARPADDKHARRDTGARPGHPGWDIVVVRRGRLAAAGVAPAGTAPWPVIEALLATADTVDPEHEALTEESECILRWLEEPGVRLVHATHPWAVPAHGAGGLVSWLAADSAQRAASPFADRRPLPMSARPARASA